The following are encoded together in the Triticum dicoccoides isolate Atlit2015 ecotype Zavitan unplaced genomic scaffold, WEW_v2.0 scaffold71603, whole genome shotgun sequence genome:
- the LOC119347648 gene encoding 40S ribosomal protein S12 codes for MAEEAPAPVVAPAEAPTPVLGEPMDLMTALQLVMKKSSAHDGLVKGLREAAKSIEKHAAQLCVLAEDCDQPDYVKLVKALCAEHNVHLVTVPSAKTLGEWAGLCKIDSEGKARKVVGCSCVVVKDYGEESEGLNIVQEYVKSH; via the exons ATGGC GGAAGAAGCCCCAGCACCAGTTGTTGCCCCAGCAGAGGCACCTACCCCGGTTCTTGGTGAGCCAATGGACTTGATGACTGCTCTACAGCTTGTCATGAAGAAGTCAAGTGCTCATGATGGCCTTGTGAAGGGGCTCCGTGAGGCTGCCAAGTCCATTGAGAAGCATGCTGCTCAGCTTTGTGTGCTGGCTGAGGATTGTGACCAGCCTGATTACGTGAAGCTCGTTAAGGCACTATGCGCTGAGCACAATGTTCACCTGGTTACTGTGCCAAGTGCTAAAACTCTTGGAGAGTGGGCAGGG CTTTGCAAGATTGACTCTGAGGGCAAGGCAAGGAAGGTTGTGGGCTGCTCTTGCGTTGTTGTGAAG GACTACGGTGAAGAATCCGAGGGCCTTAACATCGTGCAGGAGTACGTCAAGTCTCACTAG